The Vibrio chagasii genome includes a region encoding these proteins:
- the rpoD gene encoding RNA polymerase sigma factor RpoD, whose protein sequence is MDQNPQSQLKLLVIKGKEQGYLTYAEVNDHLPAEIVDSEQVEDIIQMINDMGIKVVETAPDADDLALNDDDANIDEDAAEAAAAALSSVESEIGRTTDPVRMYMREMGTVELLTREGEIDIAKRIEDGINTVQLSVAEYPGTIPYILEQFDRVQAEEIRLTDLINGFVDPDDDGTAAPTATHIGSELAETDLDDEDAEDVDDDEEEEEEDTGIDPELALEKFTALRTSYQNRQLAINEYGHESPKAMLATTMMQDVFKEFRLTPKQFDYLVNELRNSMDRVRTQERLIMRQTVEYGKMPKKSFIALFTGNESSEAWLDEVLASDKPYAEKIKRHENDIRRSIQKLDMIEKETSLTVQSIKDISRRMSIGEAKARRAKKEMVEANLRLVISIAKKYTNRGLQFLDLIQEGNIGLMKAVDKFEYRRGYKFSTYATWWIRQAITRSIADQARTIRIPVHMIETINKLNRISRQMLQEMGREPLPEELAERMQMPEDKIRKVLKIAKEPISMETPIGDDEDSHLGDFIEDTTLELPLDSATATSLRGATKDVLAGLTPREAKVLRMRFGIDMNTDHTLEEVGKQFDVTRERIRQIEAKALRKLRHPSRSETLRSFLDE, encoded by the coding sequence ATGGATCAAAATCCGCAGTCACAGCTTAAATTACTTGTTATTAAAGGCAAGGAACAAGGCTATCTGACCTACGCCGAAGTAAACGACCACCTACCTGCAGAAATCGTGGATTCTGAACAGGTAGAAGACATCATTCAAATGATTAACGACATGGGCATCAAAGTAGTTGAAACTGCACCTGATGCTGATGATCTAGCGCTTAATGATGACGATGCCAATATAGATGAAGACGCAGCCGAAGCTGCAGCTGCTGCGCTTTCAAGCGTAGAAAGCGAGATTGGCCGTACTACTGACCCAGTTCGCATGTACATGCGTGAAATGGGTACAGTTGAACTACTGACTCGTGAAGGCGAAATCGACATTGCGAAACGCATTGAAGATGGTATCAACACCGTTCAGCTATCTGTTGCTGAATACCCAGGTACTATTCCATACATCTTGGAACAGTTTGACCGCGTACAAGCAGAAGAGATTCGCTTAACAGACCTAATTAATGGCTTTGTTGACCCAGATGACGATGGCACAGCTGCACCAACAGCGACTCACATCGGTTCAGAACTTGCTGAAACAGATCTGGATGACGAAGACGCAGAAGACGTTGATGACGATGAAGAAGAGGAAGAAGAAGATACAGGTATCGATCCTGAGCTTGCTCTTGAGAAATTCACAGCGCTTCGTACTAGCTACCAAAACCGTCAGCTAGCGATCAACGAGTACGGCCATGAAAGCCCGAAAGCAATGCTTGCAACGACAATGATGCAAGACGTATTCAAAGAGTTCCGTCTAACACCAAAACAGTTTGATTACCTAGTAAACGAACTGCGTAACTCTATGGATCGTGTACGTACTCAAGAACGCCTAATCATGCGTCAAACAGTTGAGTACGGCAAAATGCCGAAGAAATCTTTCATTGCTCTATTTACTGGCAACGAATCTAGCGAAGCATGGTTAGATGAAGTACTTGCTTCTGACAAACCATACGCAGAAAAGATCAAACGTCACGAGAACGATATCCGTCGCTCAATCCAAAAACTGGATATGATCGAGAAAGAGACCTCTCTGACTGTTCAAAGCATTAAAGACATCAGCCGTCGTATGTCTATCGGTGAAGCAAAAGCTCGTCGTGCGAAGAAAGAGATGGTTGAAGCGAACTTACGTCTAGTAATCTCGATTGCTAAGAAGTATACAAACCGTGGTCTACAATTCTTGGATCTGATCCAAGAAGGTAACATCGGTCTGATGAAAGCGGTTGATAAGTTTGAATACCGTCGTGGTTACAAGTTCTCTACTTACGCTACATGGTGGATCCGTCAAGCAATCACTCGTTCGATTGCCGACCAAGCTCGTACTATCCGTATTCCGGTTCACATGATCGAAACGATCAACAAACTAAACCGTATCTCTCGTCAAATGCTACAAGAGATGGGTCGTGAACCACTTCCGGAAGAGCTGGCTGAGCGCATGCAAATGCCTGAAGACAAGATCCGTAAAGTACTGAAAATCGCTAAAGAGCCTATCTCAATGGAGACACCAATCGGTGACGACGAAGATTCGCATCTAGGTGATTTCATCGAGGATACAACGCTAGAACTACCTCTAGACTCTGCAACGGCAACCAGCCTACGCGGTGCAACTAAAGACGTTCTTGCAGGCCTAACACCTCGTGAAGCGAAAGTACTGCGTATGCGTTTCGGTATCGACATGAACACTGACCATACTCTTGAAGAAGTTGGTAAGCAGTTCGACGTAACTCGTGAGCGTATCCGTCAGATCGAAGCAAAAGCACTACGTAAACTTCGTCACCCAAGCCGTTCAGAAACTCTGCGCAGCTTCTTAGACGAGTAA
- the dnaG gene encoding DNA primase has translation MAGHIPRSFIDDLLARLDIVDIIDARVKLKKKGKNYGACCPFHNEKTPSFSVSQEKQFYHCFGCGVHGNAIDFIMEFERLEFVEAIEELASFLGLDVPREQRSGEISTAPRANTEQKRNLYDLMGGISQFYRSQLKIAANKPAIEYLKNRGLSGEIVQKFGIGYVADEWDLVRKNFGQQKEAQDMLVTGGMLIENDKGNRYDRFRGRVMFPIRDRRGRVIGFGGRVLEDGTPKYLNSPETPIFHKGKELYGLYEVLQAYREPPQVLVVEGYMDVVALAQYGVDYSVASLGTSTTGDHIQMLFRQTGTVVCCYDGDRAGKEAAWRALENALEYLKTGNTLKFLFLPDGEDPDSYIREHGKAAFEQLVQNATPLSTYLFDNLIEIHKLNLGTTEGKSALRAHASALINKIPDSYFQELLEKLLDERTGFDNQLRRARVHTQNPTPQPHKELKRTPMREVIALLIQNPSYADMVPDLSSVKGLPLPGLSLFVEVLDKCHAHPHINTGQLLEHWRDNKHEALLSRLASWEIPLDEDNQEDIFLDSLDKILAQCVEKQIENLQAKARSVGLSAEEKRELLALMLDLKA, from the coding sequence ATGGCAGGACACATCCCGCGCAGTTTCATCGATGATCTCCTAGCACGTCTCGACATTGTCGACATCATAGACGCACGCGTGAAACTTAAGAAAAAAGGCAAAAACTACGGCGCTTGTTGTCCGTTTCATAACGAAAAGACCCCCTCTTTTAGCGTAAGCCAAGAGAAACAGTTTTATCACTGTTTTGGTTGTGGCGTACACGGCAATGCCATCGACTTCATTATGGAGTTCGAGCGCCTCGAATTCGTTGAAGCTATTGAAGAGCTCGCCTCCTTCTTAGGGCTCGATGTTCCAAGAGAACAACGTAGCGGTGAGATCTCTACCGCACCAAGAGCCAACACTGAACAAAAACGTAACCTCTATGATTTGATGGGCGGCATTAGCCAGTTCTATCGCTCACAGCTAAAAATAGCAGCCAATAAGCCCGCGATTGAGTACCTAAAAAATCGTGGTTTATCGGGCGAGATTGTTCAGAAGTTTGGCATTGGTTATGTGGCCGATGAGTGGGACTTAGTTCGTAAGAACTTTGGTCAACAAAAAGAAGCTCAAGACATGCTGGTAACAGGCGGCATGTTGATAGAAAACGATAAGGGTAATCGATACGACCGATTCCGTGGTCGTGTTATGTTCCCGATTCGCGATCGTCGTGGTCGTGTGATTGGTTTTGGTGGACGTGTCTTAGAAGATGGCACACCAAAATACCTAAACTCACCAGAGACACCTATCTTCCATAAAGGCAAAGAGCTATATGGCCTTTATGAAGTATTACAGGCATACCGTGAACCGCCTCAAGTCCTTGTGGTTGAAGGTTACATGGATGTCGTGGCGCTTGCGCAATATGGTGTAGATTACTCGGTGGCTTCACTAGGCACTTCAACAACCGGTGACCACATTCAAATGCTGTTTAGACAAACCGGCACTGTGGTTTGTTGTTACGATGGTGACCGAGCTGGTAAAGAGGCCGCATGGCGCGCTCTAGAAAATGCACTTGAGTACCTGAAAACAGGTAACACACTCAAGTTTCTGTTCTTGCCCGATGGTGAAGACCCAGATAGCTATATTAGAGAACATGGTAAAGCCGCTTTTGAGCAGCTCGTCCAAAATGCAACGCCACTATCGACCTATTTGTTCGACAACCTGATAGAAATACACAAACTTAACTTGGGAACAACCGAAGGAAAATCGGCACTGCGTGCGCACGCAAGCGCCTTAATTAATAAAATTCCTGACAGTTATTTCCAAGAGTTGCTCGAAAAGTTATTGGATGAGCGAACTGGATTTGATAACCAACTGAGACGTGCTCGTGTTCATACACAAAACCCGACACCTCAACCGCATAAAGAGCTCAAGCGAACTCCAATGCGTGAAGTTATCGCTTTGCTTATCCAAAATCCGAGCTATGCTGATATGGTACCGGATTTATCAAGTGTCAAAGGCTTACCATTGCCTGGACTAAGTTTATTCGTCGAAGTACTTGATAAATGCCACGCGCATCCCCATATCAACACCGGCCAGTTATTAGAGCACTGGCGAGATAATAAACATGAGGCTCTTCTGTCTCGTCTCGCGAGCTGGGAAATCCCCCTCGACGAAGACAATCAAGAAGACATATTTTTAGACTCATTGGACAAAATACTTGCCCAGTGCGTTGAAAAACAAATTGAAAACCTGCAGGCCAAAGCAAGAAGTGTCGGTTTATCAGCCGAAGAAAAAAGGGAGCTACTAGCTTTAATGCTAGATCTAAAAGCGTAA